DNA from Larimichthys crocea isolate SSNF chromosome XIII, L_crocea_2.0, whole genome shotgun sequence:
TTCGATTTTGAGTTTGCCGACTTGTTGTTAGTTTGTGCCAtacatattgttttattatatttaatatatatgaaataaaagttaagACCGTCATGACACCCCAGcaatacagtttatttattagtttattgttgattattattattattgttgttgttgttgttgttattgttattattatcattattattattggtggtggtgcagtggtcaCTGACATGCACTCAAtaggttcattggtgactctaaattggcgCGATGTGAGTGTAAATGGTTGTGTGTCTGgtgacttgttcagggtgtaccctgcctcttgccttaaagtcagctgggataggctgcagCCCCTCTGTGACCCCTATAAGGATAAGCAGTCACAGATAATGATggatggattattattattattgcattgAGGATTCTTCTAACActacaaatgttgttttccagGTGACGCGGAGGCAGAATGGCAGCGTGTTTCGCTCCGTAAGAACCagcttttctgttctgttcagagTAATGACATACAACAGAATGCATGGGAAGAAAGCTGTATATGTTACACCTTTCTTCTCAGGTATCTTGTTCCATACTTGAAGTTTAAATGCAAAGAAATTACAAGATGCTCACAACATCACAAATAATAGGCGCTGTACATGGAGACTGGAAGGTTTAATGGTAACATACTGTGTGTAATCATGAGAATCAAATATAAATGCAAGTTAATGCAAGAAGATGAGTTTAGATTTATGAGTCTGTCAGCAGGGTGATTCTTCATATACTTAGCTACCATTTTGACACTTACAGTCTGTAGCCTGTACTTGAAGCCTGCATTTTGTCCAGTCGTCATCATCACTGAAGTATAATCTTATATTGGTGTTATGCTGCAGTGAGTATCAGCTCTTCTTTTAACTCTATTTTTGTAAACTCTGTCACTTTCCTACGTTTCAGGACTGGATTTGAGATACAGTCTTTCCTGGAATGCAACAAAAGTAGGTAAAGCTAGACTACACACATCTTTTCcttgctttatatatatattttttcatattccAACAAATTCCTCTTGCCTGGCATGTGTTGCAGGTACAGATTACTTGGCACAGATGTTGAAGTTTGTATCCAAACATAAACGCTCGACTCGTCACTTAAAGAGTCCAGCTGGCGCCACGCTGACGATAGGAAACCTGGATGACACCATATACAAAGAGAAGCCTAGAGAGGTGAATGGGTGGGGAAAATTCTACCTCCCTAACATAGTAAACATGCAGGTTATAGGTGTAGTGGAGGGAACCTCGTGCCCGTGTGACCAGCTTGTTCTGATGACCTGTGAGGACACAAAAGTTTACGGCTATGATGGAGAAGAGCTGCATGTCGTGGCTGCAAGCCTGAATGAGCTAGTTCACGAGGGGATAGAGTATCCAGCATCCAAGAGCTATTACAACGGGGAGGCCTTCAAAAATATGGTGAGATGTTACAGTTACATAGCTGGGAACGTGCAGAGCTTTGATGactgacagttttatttttgttgtgtgtaGAAAGACAAAGACTGGGATAAAGTGAGGAACGGCGCCGTGGGGAGGCGTTTGGACGAAGAGCATCATAAACTGGTGACAACAGGAAAGTCCAATCTCAAGAATTTCAAATTGACATGTGGGTATCTTTGTCATTCCATGCAGGATAAAGATTCCAgtcatacttttattttctgcttttctggaTGTATTCATGTAGGATATTAGCacattactctttttttttactacacaCTCATTCATTCTTTATTGTTCAATCtaatttgtttcttctttttttctctctgtttcctctccaggAGCCAGCAGCGGATGTTTTTTGTCCCATTCGTCTTGATGGTTGTTCAATAAGTGTAAAAAGTGTATAAATAAACCACATTGTTGCTGATTTAAcatgatgaattaaaaaatgactcaatGGTGATCAATCTAAGCACAAAGTGTATGTTTATGGGTCATAAATGTTACTTTATAGAATAAGGGAGTCATTGAATGGGTTTATGACAATGAATCATATGCTTCGACCTCAGGAATGATTCCCtcatttgtatgtattttttttaccacttgTTTGTTGACAAAGAAAAACTCCACCTGAActtgtacatttttattaatgctGAACTCAAAGACAGAACATCCTgctgttacgggaattttaaagaaaaacccttaaataaggaggatcgaattcaaagcatcaaagtttaagttgaatttattattcttgtacaagaggagcgtttcacagtgcaacacactaaaggggttacagagaaaaaggctcccagaggagcgttaacagttggttcttatacattttcctgaagatgggctgtctcaacccctgtaaattgttaacagtcaatttgcatataatgcctttaaacaacttatcacctaatgagtagccaggatgtccccaatcttgatgtcatctccctgactcattctgttctcaaattcctctatttatacgttaacctggactttaccttaccctgccagtctgagtaaaacatcaataaagggaagtgccctaagaacatataatgtaagaacaaacattgtataagtttaaacatccaactagctgtgtaaccctaatttttataacacctgcCACAACAAAATATGCAGTGATACTCTTCTACAAAATCAAAGGTCTAAAGAGCTGAgcgataacaaaaacaaaaaaaactcacataGGTTGAGTATGTGTTGAGTTattgttaaatgacataaggttgaacactgactcaggcaaagtatcagttctggtcctgctggatctcagtgctgcggGGTTTTGAcacggtaaagcagcatttagcagttatgctgctcacaactggaacaaactaccagcaggactgaaatcagccccaactcttagcacttttaaatccaggttaaaaacttttctcttttcacgtgcttatggctgagctcttttaaagaatttttaatcataatccagtgattcatttaatgttttaaattgttttcaaatttgctgttttaatgattttaaatgacattctgatgtttttaattaaatttttttaatttatttttatttctattgcttgtcttaatgtccaatgtttttccttgcctctgtaaagcactatgaattgccttgtgtacgaattgtgctatacaaataaacttgccttgccttgccttgcctatgatgatattattataatattattgcTTTGTGGTATTGGAACTTTTAATGTCTTCCCATTTTTGgttgtgaaaaaacaacaactgtagAACTAAAATGGAGGGTGGAAAGGTATGAGGAAGTTATTTTTAGACTTTGTGACGAGCTTGAATAACTAAAAGGAGTTCGCATGGGAACGATACATCCAGACACCACGAATAATCGGGACcagaaacaataacaataataacatgcTGAGTTACAACCATGAAACACGTAGAGTGAAGGAGAACTCAAAGTTTATTTCTGAGTGTCTGCTTATGCTTTCATTTCAGCGCAGCTGCAACATTTTTACTGGAACATCTGTCTGTAAATATGTAACTGTACAAGGAAGCATTGTCTGTTCAGTGGGGCTGTAATATTCCAGCAGAACAAACTGACCTTAATCATAAATCTTttatcattatatttatttacggGAGCAATCACTGTATTGTAAGTCTAAATAACCAAGAAATAAATAAGGAGTTGTAGATTTATGAATAACAGAGGGCAGGGCTTCTTTCTTCgtttcagtttcacttttcaCACTCCTCATTCCTCACGATGGTGAGTAGCTGCTTTTACACGGTTTCTTTTGCTAATATTTTATACCACCATGATTCAATCCTACATTGCTCATTTTTATTACGCATTAAATGTTGTAATGTGTCGTGTATTCTTTCCAATTGGATCAGGCTGCAGCGGAGATAGCGAGGTGAGTCAGCTGATTTGCTGAACCACAAGTAGTTATTGCTGCATTCTGCTGTTATAATTCCCTTTAAACAAATGATGTGACAGTGGTGACagcaaatgatgtttttttttttttgttgttttaggaGAGAAGAATTCCTGATAGAGGCAAATTTTTTCAGGAGAAATGCTTTGTTGATTATCCAGGAAATGGACAGTCTAAGTCAAGGGTGTCATTCAGTGTTAGTTGATGAGGTATGTCTGATTGGTATTGTTATGAACTTTTGAAACTTTCTGTTTTGTGACTTAATACATCGCTGTGGCATTGTGCATGGTGTACACATAAAACCTCTTGGTTACATATAACATGAAAAtctctttgaatgttttttgaCTTAACAGGTTCTtcacagcattttgtttttgggaCACATCAACGAGCCACAGTTTACCCCAGAAGACATTTTGTATAACGAGTTGAACGAGTACAAGGGCCGTTACCCTAGACCCTTTCAATGCTATTCCACTCAACTTCCGAAGCGGGCTCCAGTTTCCTGTGTGCTAGAAATGGTAAGATTATAGTTTATCGAAAGATGTTACaattcttctttgtttgtttgtttgtttacttcattTAAATATCTCTGAAATATTAGAGTTTATGATTTATGCACATTTCACAAACTCAAAGCATGAAATGTTACTGCATTAGTGGGGATGACAGCAGCCTGATAATATTTAAATCTTGCAGATTGTCAGCATGACTGGACAAGAGGAGGTCAAGGAAATATTTGagaggctgctgcagctcatcaaTAGGCTGAAGGAGggtgaaacaaaacatctggTCTCCAACAccatctgtgtctctcagccCAACGAAAGCCCAGAAACGGCCAGGTATTACGGAGTGTCTATGTCCACTTCTGGTCGAGATTCTGGCCGAATCATGGTTaatgcttcctgtctatctagATACTGGGATAGTTATGTAGCCGGTGCAGTGATGACCTACAATCCAAACAAGCAGAAGAAGACATATTTTGATGGAACCATCAAACTTCCAAATGAGGTTAAGTGCCAGGCATTTAGCTTCAGTcaagaaatgacagaaatgccTCCTTGCAAATCATGTAGtaatttgtttggtttgacAACAAGTTCAGCAAGAGTTTGGCCCTATGGCAACTGTGCTGAACCTGAAAGTTTAAGCAACTTGcttaaaaatgagaaagaagtgaaagaaaaatctgaaacatgCACTGATCAGAACAGGAGGAGAGCTGAAGACAGTGTCTGGAAAGAGACTGAAAGAATGCTGCGCGAAAAATTGAGTGACAGATGTGAGTACGGTAGACAATTCTACACCCCGCAAGTTTGATCTTGAAAAGGGAAtgcacaaatattaaaaacaatacaattctTGGTCCTTTATTTTAAAGTGACCACACTGATCTCAGTCAAGATACAAATGAATTCATGGCAAAAGTTGTAAGCCAAATGTGTAACTGTTTGAATGAAGCGTGCAGAAGATAAAAAAGTTGATGTATTGATCATGTTATTCACAATAAAATGATGGTGATTAAAactcagctttatttatttatttttttttactacatatCATTTGTGGCAGCTCCAATACAAAGACAAGTTAGTGGTGGATTGTAGCTATAGAGAGGAACTTAAGACTTTCATCTATGTAGTAGAACTGTACTCATCTATCAAGTTGAAGAAAGTTCAAAAGAAGttcatttactttttactttgcAGAGACTGATCAGACACAGTCCTTAACAACAATCAAGTTTACACAGCAAGTACATATTTCAATATGTATTAACAGATCACATTTATCCAGATGTACAACAGTTAGgatgaaatgtaatgtaagGACACAGTTGTCGTTTctcacattttacagttttagcTTTCAAAATATAACATCAGCACtataaaagaggaagagaaatagATACAATCTATTTTCAAACTTCATTAGTTTCATGACCAAACCCAAACACAGGAACAGAAACAAGTGTCTTTCTTAGAAGTGAGCAAAGGGCAAGAGCATCTAACCCTTTACAGATccctaaaataaaaagtactgaacagaacaaaaacatctgtgagATTAACAATATGAACTATATTACAGTAACAGCAGATTTAATCTTCTTATCATGTTCATCAAATACATAACTCAAATCTCTCTCCCAAACACATCTAATGAGGGGTTTAGTCTCTATGGTGATTTCGTCTTGTATTTTTCCTCCAGTGGGTTTGTCTCAGTGGTGAAGAAAcgacactagatggcagcacaAGCATGTTCAGTTCAGCTATGAGCTCcaaatcatcaaaataatttCAGTCTTCAGTGGTAGAGTTCAAAGAATGTAAGACAATAACAGCACCATCTTCTCATCACTCTGGATGTTAAGATAAGTTATGACTACACTGTGCActagttgttttgttgtgaccCTACGACTCCACTTCATAGGTGACTTCTACTTCCATGTTCACCTCTGACAGACCCGGCTGCTTCtttcaaaccaaacaaagacaggaaacatgctgcagtctgcagaaTAACTTCCCATCTTTTAAAGGAAAGACTGGAATAATAGtgcaacaggaagagaaaataatTCACCTTCATCTGTCATCGGTCAGTCCTGGTGGAAATATACTTTCTGGCTGACTGTGGTCAGGGCAAAAACTCAACCAGGACAAATTTGGATTAGTTTAATATCCACCACTTAATTAACACCAGATTTCATCACACTCGTGTCTCATTACATAGGCCAGTCTGTACTTGTTTGTTAATTTTTGCCGAGAAAGGTCATTTCTGAATCAGAAGTCTTGAGAACCAAACAAAATGCCATTCTTCAGGAAACGTCTGGTGAGTGATGAGAAATGCGATTTATTTTCAGCTGCTACGTCATAGACGCTTTGTCCAGCTTTTCCTGTGACCCTCTCTCcaataacatgtttgttttcaggtctATATTTGTGTAGCCAACTGCTACCGATGGGGGAAATCCTGTCTGACCTCTCAGCCTGATCTGATGAAAACACGGGCACTTGGTGACGTTCAGGAGGTGGAATGTTAATTTTTCTTTAAACCTTATGTAATTCACAGCTCTAATCTTTGTTTGAACAGGCAGAAATATAAGAACCAGCCTCAGTAGGTCTCTCAAACAtacagtgtgcacacacacgatGAATGCTGCATCACActtgcgtgcacacacacaaacatgcacagatggTTGCAGTTAGGCTGTAATATTTTCAGTGAGGTTGCCCTTGGTGTTTCATGTCTGGAAAATCTGAGtcatgcttgtttgacaaatcaTCTCTGATCTAACGTAGGCTTTGTTTAATCACCCTATAATGCATTAAAGCGCGTTTGTAAGTGAAACAGATGCTCAGATAATTAACACACATCGTCATCACTACACTCATATATGAGGGTGTAGCTACAGTATGATTAATTGTCTCATCCTCCCAACAAAACTACTTTTTCTTGAGGTCATTTAGTTCTTAATGTGTAAGAGACCGTTGCCAGTTCATTATGTACACCCAGCTAAAACAAATCTAACACAACAGTCGTGCGATAAACTCATAaaggttataatgttcagtttttgttgcacCTCTGAAATCAAGACTGATCCCACATGAGATGCCACAAAGCACGACATCCGTTGTTGCTCTTTTAGTGTGCTAATGTTTGAGTGGTTTGAGTGCTAGAAAATGCAGTTTATGCACGAAATATTTGGCCATTTATTTATACAGGATAGTTGAAGATAGATAGGAaagtagggagagagagagaggcgagatGGCATGCAACAAATCATCGTAACTGCAGCAATGCCTtggcctttgtacatggggcgcaccctctaccaggtgagctaccagggcaCCCCaaaatgcactttttaaaatatgcctttttggcattttgctttatttcacagTGACAGTAGGAACACAGAAACGGGGAGAGAACTTAATGCAGCAAAGGACAGTTGCCATGTTCACACCACTGCAATAAAGACTCAGCCTTGATATATGGTACACGCTCTACCAGGTGACCTGCAGAATGCACTTTTGCTTATCTACATGTGTGCACATATTGCATGTACCATTACAACACACAATAACGGATCCATGAAAGCTTTGAAAGCTGCTAGGAGGGCTCTCTGTATTGAAGTCATACAGATGCCAACAAGATAAGTTATGGTAAATTAATTAGCAGCTATGTTTGCAACTTTTAGCACAAACA
Protein-coding regions in this window:
- the LOC104937107 gene encoding uncharacterized protein LOC104937107 isoform X1 — encoded protein: MLDQAAAEIARREEFLIEANFFRRNALLIIQEMDSLSQGCHSVLVDEVLHSILFLGHINEPQFTPEDILYNELNEYKGRYPRPFQCYSTQLPKRAPVSCVLEMIVSMTGQEEVKEIFERLLQLINRLKEGETKHLVSNTICVSQPNESPETARYYGVSMSTSGRDSGRIMVNASCLSRYWDSYVAGAVMTYNPNKQKKTYFDGTIKLPNEVKCQAFSFSQEMTEMPPCKSCSNLFGLTTSSARVWPYGNCAEPESLSNLLKNEKEVKEKSETCTDQNRRRAEDSVWKETERMLREKLSDRCEYGRQFYTPQV
- the LOC104937107 gene encoding uncharacterized protein LOC104937107 isoform X2 — translated: MAAAEIARREEFLIEANFFRRNALLIIQEMDSLSQGCHSVLVDEVLHSILFLGHINEPQFTPEDILYNELNEYKGRYPRPFQCYSTQLPKRAPVSCVLEMIVSMTGQEEVKEIFERLLQLINRLKEGETKHLVSNTICVSQPNESPETARYYGVSMSTSGRDSGRIMVNASCLSRYWDSYVAGAVMTYNPNKQKKTYFDGTIKLPNEVKCQAFSFSQEMTEMPPCKSCSNLFGLTTSSARVWPYGNCAEPESLSNLLKNEKEVKEKSETCTDQNRRRAEDSVWKETERMLREKLSDRCEYGRQFYTPQV